One window of Nocardia sp. NBC_00508 genomic DNA carries:
- a CDS encoding DUF4191 domain-containing protein: protein MAAGKPTKEAKAAAKAARKQQSRERRRQLWQAFQMQRKEDKLLLPLMIGAVVGSTAVAVVIGLIFGLTLFLVPLGVVLGALVAFIIFGRRVQKSVYRKAEGQAGAAAWVLDNLQGKWRVSNGVAATTQLDAVHRVIGLPGVVLVAEGAPQRVKSLLAQEKKRTARLIGDTPIYDVVIGNDEGQVPIKDLQRYLTKLPRNIDTKRMELIEGRLSALSARGGPALPKGPMPAGAKMRGVQRTIRRR from the coding sequence ATGGCAGCAGGCAAGCCCACCAAGGAAGCGAAGGCCGCGGCGAAAGCGGCCCGCAAGCAGCAGTCGAGGGAACGCCGCAGGCAACTGTGGCAGGCGTTCCAGATGCAGCGCAAGGAAGACAAGCTGCTGCTGCCGCTGATGATCGGCGCTGTGGTCGGCAGTACCGCCGTCGCTGTCGTGATCGGCTTGATTTTTGGGCTGACCTTGTTCCTCGTGCCGCTCGGCGTGGTGCTCGGCGCGCTGGTCGCGTTCATCATCTTCGGTCGCCGGGTACAGAAGAGCGTCTACCGCAAGGCGGAGGGCCAGGCGGGCGCCGCGGCCTGGGTGCTGGACAACTTGCAAGGCAAATGGCGGGTGAGCAACGGCGTCGCCGCCACCACGCAACTGGACGCGGTACACCGCGTGATCGGCCTGCCCGGCGTGGTGCTGGTCGCCGAGGGCGCGCCGCAGCGGGTGAAGTCGCTGCTGGCCCAGGAGAAGAAGCGCACCGCCCGGCTGATCGGCGACACCCCGATCTACGACGTCGTGATCGGCAACGACGAAGGCCAGGTTCCGATCAAGGACCTGCAGCGCTACCTGACCAAGCTGCCCCGCAATATCGACACCAAGCGCATGGAGCTCATCGAAGGCCGCCTGTCCGCGCTCAGCGCGCGCGGCGGGCCCGCGCTGCCGAAGGGCCCGATGCCCGCAGGCGCCAAGATGCGCGGCGTGCAGCGAACCATCCGTCGCCGCTGA
- a CDS encoding TY-Chap domain-containing protein, whose amino-acid sequence MPGEGMSEPVTADWEGFVQALARCLSELPSRATLIIAAPGNRFVQFVQFDIKLSAELAGNNYLSRPIPDTAAQELRALGWHEPPPRQDAGNWTRTLFWPIAPNSLLEFARSVAVGLRDALGVAAPVELRAMGWTEASGDLDLTVLGSIGQRGWN is encoded by the coding sequence ATGCCGGGGGAAGGAATGAGCGAGCCCGTGACCGCGGACTGGGAAGGGTTCGTGCAAGCGCTGGCTCGCTGTCTCTCGGAGCTGCCCTCGCGTGCCACGTTGATCATCGCCGCGCCCGGCAATCGCTTTGTCCAATTCGTCCAGTTCGACATCAAGTTGTCCGCCGAGCTGGCCGGAAACAACTACTTGAGCCGACCGATACCGGACACCGCCGCGCAGGAGTTGCGCGCACTGGGCTGGCATGAGCCGCCGCCGCGGCAGGACGCGGGGAACTGGACCAGAACTCTGTTCTGGCCGATCGCGCCGAACAGCCTGCTCGAGTTCGCCCGCTCGGTCGCCGTCGGCCTGCGCGACGCCCTCGGCGTGGCCGCCCCGGTGGAACTGCGTGCCATGGGCTGGACCGAGGCGTCCGGCGATCTGGATCTCACCGTGCTCGGGTCGATCGGGCAGCGCGGCTGGAATTGA